The sequence below is a genomic window from Microbacterium sp. cx-55.
CGATCGCGCCGGCGCGCAGGTAGTCGCCGTAGCTGAAGCCGCCGGGGAGCACGAGGGCGTCGACGCCCTCGAGGTCGTGCGAACCGTGCCAGAGCGCGACCGGCTCGGCACCGGCGATGCGGATGGCGCGCTGCGCGTCGCGGTCGTCGAGGGAACCGGGGAAGGTGATGACGCCGATGCGGGCGGTCACTCGACCACCTCGATACCCACGACGTCTTCGATCACGGAGTTCGAGAGCACTTCGTCGGCGATCCGGCGGGCCTCGGCGAGCACGCTCTCATCGACCTCTCCGTCGACGGTCAGTTCGAAGCGCTTGCCGATCCTCACCTGCGAGAAGGCGTCGGTTCCCATGCGCGCGAGTGCGCCCGAGACGGCCTTCCCCTGCGGGTCCAGAAGTTCGGCCTTGGGCATGACGTCGACGACGATCGTGGGCATGAAACGCTCCGTGGGTGCGCGGTCGGGCGGGCGTTCCCATGCTACCGGCCGCGCCCGCCGTCGCCGCGTCGTGGCGCTTCGAGCCCGAATCCGGCGCATCCTCGATCACCCGCACCGCGGGATGCTCCGTCTTCTGGGCTGTGGGCGTCACCGCGCTTCGGGATGGAGCCGGACTCTCGGCCGAGCTCGCCTCCGATCTTGCCCGCGACGCCCGTGCCCCGCGCGTCTATCTCGTGGAGCCCACCGGCGCCTTCGAAGACGACCCCAATGTCACCGACAAGAAGTTCCCGGGCAACCCCACCCGTTCCTACCGCAGCGTCGCGCCGCTCCGTGTCGTCGGGGAGGTCACCGACTGGACGCCGTTGACTCCCGAGGCGCGGCAACAGTGGCGCAGTCGGATCGTGGACCGTCCGCCGCACGAGCGCGGCGAGATCATCAACTGACCGGGACGGACTCGGCGAACGTCTCAGGCGTGAGCAACGGTACGTGAGCTGAGGCTCGGCCGCGGAGCGTGACCGAACCGTTACGTCGCGCATTCATAGGAAATCCTTGACCTCGTGAGAGCGGTCCCATAGGTTGGCGTGAACCCGGATTGGGAGCGCTCTCACAAGTCGCGAGGCGACACCGCATCCGGGTCACGAATCCCACACCACAAAGGAGTGACCTGTGCTTTCACGCGCCCTGCGACGCGTTGCCATCGTGGCAA
It includes:
- the purS gene encoding phosphoribosylformylglycinamidine synthase subunit PurS, with the translated sequence MPTIVVDVMPKAELLDPQGKAVSGALARMGTDAFSQVRIGKRFELTVDGEVDESVLAEARRIADEVLSNSVIEDVVGIEVVE
- a CDS encoding NAD(+)--rifampin ADP-ribosyltransferase translates to MRGRAGVPMLPAAPAVAASWRFEPESGASSITRTAGCSVFWAVGVTALRDGAGLSAELASDLARDARAPRVYLVEPTGAFEDDPNVTDKKFPGNPTRSYRSVAPLRVVGEVTDWTPLTPEARQQWRSRIVDRPPHERGEIIN